In ANME-2 cluster archaeon, a single genomic region encodes these proteins:
- a CDS encoding DUF234 domain-containing protein, with protein sequence MARDRNTYYGFVFEDIAREFFIELNKQQNRLPFSFLHIDKWRHREEEIDLIAFDEGNNILFCEVKWKNLSMQESIHILDKLNGKTKSVSWKNSRRVEHFAIIAKNIKGKSEIQKKGYLAFDLDDFKEICEK encoded by the coding sequence ATCGCGCGGGATAGGAACACATATTATGGATTTGTATTTGAAGACATTGCGCGTGAGTTTTTCATCGAGCTGAACAAACAACAGAATCGTCTTCCATTTTCCTTCTTACATATCGATAAATGGCGGCACAGGGAAGAAGAGATCGACCTCATTGCCTTTGATGAAGGAAACAACATTCTCTTTTGTGAAGTTAAGTGGAAGAACCTGTCGATGCAAGAATCAATTCACATACTTGATAAACTTAATGGAAAAACAAAGAGTGTTAGCTGGAAAAATTCCAGACGTGTGGAACACTTTGCAATTATCGCAAAAAATATCAAAGGCAAAAGCGAAATTCAAAAAAAGGGATATCTGGCATTTGATCTTGATGATTTCAAAGAAATTTGTGAAAAATGA
- a CDS encoding ATP-binding protein: MVIKFHDREKELNFIEEAYEKRSIKSIMMVLYGRRRVGKTALIKKFIDGRKFLYLFVENKSEKELLTELEDSLTNMLGIRPRLDNWDDLLRLIFIDIKNCIIVFDEFQNFLRIDPEFYSKLQKYWDEYHLTSQIFLITIGSYVGIMKKIFTDKKEPLFGRADFLFNLKPFNFFETHLFIDRSVEETCEIYAIFGGVPKYLLYTLLYSEKTMSLIDKLFIVEPAPLMEEGKNILIMEFGSAHKGYFSILEAVAQGKTVQHEIVTHTGLNKDTVGKYLYELVHAYGILKRNYPVTAKKKSPRQSRYIISDNFYRFWFRFIYKNQSILISNPDPL, translated from the coding sequence ATGGTAATCAAATTCCATGATAGAGAAAAAGAACTCAATTTTATTGAAGAAGCCTACGAAAAAAGATCGATTAAATCAATAATGATGGTTCTGTATGGACGTCGGCGGGTAGGCAAAACAGCGCTTATAAAGAAATTTATTGATGGGCGTAAGTTCCTCTATCTATTTGTAGAAAATAAATCTGAAAAAGAGTTACTTACAGAGCTAGAGGACTCTTTAACCAATATGCTAGGTATCAGGCCAAGACTGGATAACTGGGATGACCTGCTACGTCTGATCTTCATTGACATCAAAAATTGTATAATTGTATTCGATGAGTTTCAAAATTTCCTCCGGATCGATCCTGAATTCTATTCAAAATTACAGAAATACTGGGATGAATATCATCTCACTTCACAGATATTCCTAATCACAATCGGTTCTTATGTAGGGATAATGAAAAAGATATTTACAGATAAAAAAGAGCCATTGTTTGGAAGAGCGGATTTCCTCTTTAACCTTAAGCCATTCAATTTCTTTGAAACACACCTTTTCATAGACCGCTCTGTTGAAGAGACATGTGAAATATACGCAATCTTTGGCGGTGTTCCAAAATATCTGCTCTACACCCTGCTATATTCCGAAAAAACAATGTCATTGATTGACAAACTCTTCATAGTCGAGCCTGCGCCGCTTATGGAAGAAGGAAAAAACATACTTATAATGGAGTTTGGTAGTGCACACAAAGGATATTTCTCTATCCTTGAGGCAGTTGCACAGGGAAAAACAGTTCAACATGAGATTGTAACCCACACCGGTCTAAACAAAGACACGGTTGGAAAATATTTGTATGAACTGGTTCACGCATATGGAATACTCAAACGCAATTATCCAGTAACAGCAAAGAAAAAATCGCCAAGACAATCGCGATATATAATAAGTGACAATTTCTATCGTTTCTGGTTCCGTTTTATCTACAAAAACCAGTCTATTCTGATTTCAAACCCGGATCCTTTATAA